TTGAACCGTATAAATTTGCGCTTTTTTCAAAGAGCGGCTTTAGCAAAGAGCTTGAGAGATTAAAAGACGAGCGAGTAATGCTTTTTGATATGAAAGATTTTGAGGAGCTGATAAATGGATGAAAAAACAAGCATACAATATGGGTTAAAAAGCCTGATAGAGCAGACTTATTTAATCGAGCAAGAGTATAAAAACCTCACGAATTCATACTCAAATTTGCAAAATTTCATAAAAGAGATCGTGGAAATTTTGCCCACCGCCATCTGGGTCATAGACGAAAAGGGCGAAATTTTCTTGCAAAACTCAGAAGCGCTTAAAATTCCTAAACTTTTAAATTTAATCGATGAAAACAGCGAAGAGATGGAGCTACACGGACAAATTTACCTCATAAAAACAACTCAAAAAAACGGCAAAAAAATCATCTCGGCAACCGACATCACCAAAGAAAAGCGCACCGAGCGTCTAGCCTCCATGGGGCAAGTAGCAGCTCATTTGGCTCACGAGATAAGAAATCCCATAGGCTCTATCTCACTTCTAACTTCAACGCTTTTAAAGCGAGCCGATGAAAAAACAAAGCCCGTAGTAAGCGAAATTCAAAGGGCCATCTGGCGAGTAGAGCGTATCATCAAGGCAACCTTGCTCTTTACAAAAGGGCTTAGCATAAATCCTAGCGTGTTTAACTTTAGCGAACTAAAAAGCGAGTGCGAAGAGGCTATCGCCTACTACGCCTACTCAAAAGAGATAAATTTCAACTTAAATTTTCCAAACGCCTACTATAACGGCGATAAAGACTTGCTTGCGATAGTCTTTCAAAATATGCTTTTTAACGCGATTGACGCTATCGAGCAAAGCGATGATGAAAGCGGGGAAATAAGGCTTGAATATGAAAAAACAGCCGAGGAACATCGCTTCGTCATATTTGATAGCGGAGTAGATATAGCAAATGCGCAAATCGTCTTTGAGCCGTTTAAGACGAGCAAGCTCAAAGGAAACGGGCTTGGGTTGCACCTGTGCTTGCAGATCATAAACGCACACAAAGGAAGTATCGAAATCATGCTAAATCCGAAGCGTTTTTGCATAAATTTGCCTATTTATAAGGCAAAAAGCGAGTAAATTTATAAAATTTGAAAGGCAAAAATGAAACTCGATAGAAAAATTTTAGACGAATTAGAAATTTGGCACGAAGAGCTAAAGCCACTTAAGATGAGCGAGCTTTTTAAAAACGGTGGCAAAAATATCGCCTTCGTAAGCGTAGATATGATAAACGGCTTTTGCTGTGAGGGCGCGTTATCTAGTCCAAGAGTGGGCGCCATAGCTAAAAATTTGGCAGATACTTTTAAAAGAGCTCACGATGAGTTTGGCTTTAAAAATTTCATCCTGATCCAAGATAACCACGGCGAAAAAGCAAGTGAATTTGACGCCTTTCCACCGCACGCCGTAGCAGGCACAAACGAAGCTGAGACGATAGATGAGCTTAAAAATTTAGACTTTTTTGATGAGATTAAAATTTTTTACAAAAACTCGATAAGTTCGGCGTATTGCGACGGATTTAACCGCTTTTTAGAGCAAAATAGGCACGTTGATACCTTCGTCATCTTTGGCGACTGCACCGATCTTTGCGTTTACAACCTCGCCCTTCACATCAAGCTAAGCGCAAACGAAAAAAACATAAAGCGCGAAGTTATCGTAGTAAGCGATTTGGTGCAAACCTACGACGCGCCGTGGCATAACGGGGACTTTTATCATCTGGTATTTTTGCGTCACATGCAAATCGCGGCAAATATAAAGGTGGTTAAATCTCTTAACTAAAACATCGTAGTCAAATTTGCTTTTTTTGAGCTAAATTTGACTACTTAATCTCTCTTGGATGATAAATTTGCATTCCGGATTCATCGCTTTGAGTGGCTTTTATCACAGCTTTTGCGATGCTAGCTGGAGTCATTGGATGATGCGCTTTTAAAATACTCTTTGGGATAAATTTAAATAGCCAAACGGCAAACCTCTCGCCAAGCCTAAACTCATCTCGCTTAGCGTCAATGAGTGGCAAACGAGCTACATGAAAGCTATAAAACCCAAGCTCTTTTATCCTATTTTCCACTTCACCTTTAACTTGCAGATAAAAGAATTTTGAATTTTCATCAGCGCCGTTTGAAGACATAAGCACAAAACGCTTTGCGTCACCGTTTTTAGCCCAAGTAGCGATTTTAATCGTGTAATGAAAATCAACTTTTTTAAACTGCTCTTTCGAACCGGCTTGCTTTATAGTCGTGCCAAGCGCACAAAAAACTTCATCCACAAAAAGGCTTGGCAAATTTGAAATTTCATCAAAATTTACTATTTTAACTTCCAGCTTTTCGTGGCTAAATTTAAGCTGCTTGCGAGCAAGCACAATCACTTTGGCATAATTCTCATGCTCGCAAAGCTGCCTTACAAGCTCGCTTCCGACCGCTCCGGCAGCGCCTACGACTAAGGCTGTTTTCATTTACGCTCTTATCTTATGCTACCGATTCGCTCTTCAAACCCGTCTCTAACCGAAATTTGCGTATCATAGACTAAAATTTGATTTTGCTGCGGATTTGATATGCGAACGATAAGTTTTTTGGTATTACTCTCGGCACTTGCCTTATGCTCAGCCATCGCTAGGCGGTAGATGTTTGTCACCATATCCTTACTAAGCTCTGCTATATCCAAGCTTACTTCAAGCGGAGTTAAATTTCTTAGTTTTTCGCTGGAGCTTGAGCTGCCACTTGAACCATTTTGAGAGCTGCCATTACCGTTAAAATTTCGCTTTTTAAAGCTTCGCGCTTTGAAATTCATATCCTTAGCATCTTCAAGGCTAACCATCTCGATAAGTCTTATTCGGTTAAACTGCCCGTCGCGCGAGAAATTTATCTTAAAGGCATAAGGCTTTTCATAAACAGCGTTTCCAAGCTCTTCAAGCTCAGCTAGCTCGCGGTCAAAAAGCGTTATTTCGATATTGCCGTGAAAATCAAGCACGTTTAAAGTGCCGATTTTCTTACCGCTATTTTTAGCTATCCTTGTGCTGATATCCTTGATCTTGCCCACCACAAGTAGCTCCGCACTCTCGCCCACACTTTCAAATTCCGAGCTTAGAGTATAGCTTATCTCATCAATCTGCGCTTTAAAATCCTGCAAAGGATGACCAGAAAGATAAATTCCAACGCTATCTCGCTCATAAGCTAAGCGATCTTTAAGCTCAAATTCGCTGCTATCCATAAGCAAATTTACCTTCACACTACTCATACTCTCATCCTCGCCAAAGAGGCTTTCTGCGCTATTTTTCTTGATCTGAGCGGCACTCTTGCAAGCTTCCATGATGTTATCAAGGTTGTTAAAAAGCATCTTTCTAGTAAAGCCAAAGGTATCAAAAGCGCCTGATTTTGTAAGGCTTTCGACAACTCTTCTGTTTACCCTAAAGCTATCTATGCGCGAAACAAAATCATCAAGCCCTTCAAATTTGCCGTTTGCCCGCTCTTCTATGATGTTTTCTATCGCAGCACCGCCAACGCCCTTTATCGCGCCAAGTCCGTAGATGATAACGTCGCTTCCGTTTTCGCTAACAACGCTAAATTCCTTCATTGATCTGTTTATGCAAGGAGGAAGTATGGCTATACCCATGCGCTTGGTTTCATCGATATATTTTGCGATCTTATCGGCGTTATCCTCTTCGCTTGTTAAAAGAGCCGCCATAAATTCAGCCGGATAATAAGTCTTTAGATATGCAGTTTGAAACGTGATAAACGCATAAGCTGCGGAGTGGGATTTGTTAAAGCCATATCCTGCAAATTTTACGATAAGATCAAAGAGCTCATCAGCCTTAGTTCCGTTTAGTCCCTTAGCGATGGCACCCTCTACAAATTGACCCTTAAGTCTATCCATCTCTTCTTTTATCTTTTTACCCATCGCGCGGCGCACCAGATCCGCACCTCCGAGGCTAAAGCCGCCTATGGTTTGAACGATCTGCATAACCTGCTCTTGATAGACGATAACGCCGTAAGTTGGCTCTAAAATAGGCTGAAGCTCCTTAAATGCGTATGAAATTTCAGCTTCGCCATGTTTACGCTTGACAAAGTCATCAAGCATACCGCTCTCCATCGGTCCAGGACGATAAAGTGCAAGCATCGCTACGATATCCTCAAAGCAATCGGGCCTTAGGCTAAATCCAAGCTTTCTCATGCCGTCACTTTCCACCTGAAACAGCCCTATCGCCTGTCCGCTTTGAATCGTCTTATAAACTTTCGGATCGTTTATGTTAATCTGCTCCCAGATGATATCCTTGTCAAAGCGATTTTTGATAAGTTTTATCGCGTTATTAATAACAGTTAGCGTCTTAAGCCCAAGGAAGTCAAATTTGATAAGATCCACGTCCTCAAGATACTTTAGACTGTATTGCGTTACGAAGTGATCTTCTGCGCTATTTGGCTGGCGAAATAGCGGGGCTTTATTCCAAAGCTCTTCATTTGAGATAACAACTCCCGCCGCGTGCATGCCTGCGTTGCGGTTTAGACCCTCCAGATCAAGTGCAAATTTCCAAATTCTAGCCGCGTTTGCGTTTTTATCGATGAGCTCTTTTATCTTAGGCTCTTTTTCAAATGCACTCTCAAGCGTGATACCAAGCTCGTCAGGTATGAGCTTAGCCATAGCATCAGCCTCGGCATAAGGCATGTTACAAACCCGCGCGACATCACGGATAACGCCTTTAGCAAGCAACTTACCAAACGTTATAACCTGAGCGACGTTAAATTTGCCGTATTTTTCGATAACATAATCAATTATCTCACCTCTTCTATCCTGACAAAAATCCACGTCGATATCAGGCATACTTACACGCTCAGGGTTCAAAAATCTCTCAAAAAGCAAGTTGTACGGTATAGGATCGATATCGGTTATCCTAAGACTATACGCCACCAAGCTTCCTGCCGCAGAACCACGTCCTGGCCCTACCGGCACACCGCGCTTTTTAGCTTCTCTGATAAAATCCCAAACGATCATCATGTAGCCAGGGAAATTCATCTTATTTATGATATCTATCTCGATTTCAAGGCGCTTTTTATACTCTTCGTGCTTTTCTTCAGGCACAAATTTAAGCCGCTCGGCAAGCCCTTTTCTGCACTCATGCTCAAAAAATACCGAGTCATTTGCAAAGCTGTAGCGATTTTCTGGCTCCGGCAGACTTAGTCCTCGCTCGGCTGCGCATTCAAGGGTAAATTTAAAATTTGGCGGTGTAGCGTCGCCAAGCTTTATCTCAAGATTGCATTTATCGGCAATCTCTTGCGTATTTGCTATGGCTTCTGGGATATCTGCAAAAAGCTCGCTCATCTGAGCCGGAGTTTTAACGTAAAATTCATGCACGCTATGGCGCAAGCGGTTTGGATCATCAAGAAGTTTGTTCATCGCGATACACATGAAAACCTCATGTGCGTCGGCTCTTTGCTGAAACGTATAGTGCGTGTCGTTAGTAGCGATTATCTTTATGTCAAGCTCTTTTGCTATACGCAAAATTTGATCATCAATCCTGCGCTGATCGCCGATACCGTGGCGCATGATCTCAAGATAAAAGTCCTCACCGAAAATTTCCTTATACTCGCGCGCCACTTCAAGCGCCTTTTCATACCCGCCCGCTCCGTAGCGCAAATTTCGCTCGCTTTCGTTTAGGTGCCAGTTCACCTCGCCTTGAAGGCAAGCAGAGCTGCATATCACGCCCTCGCTATGCTCTCTTAGCAGTTTTTTATTGATACGTGGATAGTAGTAAAAGCCCTCGATATAGCTCATCGAGCTTAGATACATCAAATTTTTATACCCGGTCTCGTTTTTGGCAAAAAGACATAGGTGAAAGCGCTGCTTTGAGCTTTTGTCGCCTACATCTTCGCTGTTATGGATATAAGCTTCTATGCCGATTATCGGCTTTATGCCCTCGCCCTTCATCGTCTTGTAAAAATCAATCGCGCCAAACATATTTCCGTGATCGGTTATGGCCACCGAGCTTACGCCTTGTTTTTTAAGCGTTTTGGCAAGTTCTTTTATCTTGTTGGCTCCGTCAAGCAAGGAGTATTCG
This Campylobacter sp. RM16192 DNA region includes the following protein-coding sequences:
- a CDS encoding sensor histidine kinase, with amino-acid sequence MDEKTSIQYGLKSLIEQTYLIEQEYKNLTNSYSNLQNFIKEIVEILPTAIWVIDEKGEIFLQNSEALKIPKLLNLIDENSEEMELHGQIYLIKTTQKNGKKIISATDITKEKRTERLASMGQVAAHLAHEIRNPIGSISLLTSTLLKRADEKTKPVVSEIQRAIWRVERIIKATLLFTKGLSINPSVFNFSELKSECEEAIAYYAYSKEINFNLNFPNAYYNGDKDLLAIVFQNMLFNAIDAIEQSDDESGEIRLEYEKTAEEHRFVIFDSGVDIANAQIVFEPFKTSKLKGNGLGLHLCLQIINAHKGSIEIMLNPKRFCINLPIYKAKSE
- a CDS encoding cysteine hydrolase family protein, giving the protein MKLDRKILDELEIWHEELKPLKMSELFKNGGKNIAFVSVDMINGFCCEGALSSPRVGAIAKNLADTFKRAHDEFGFKNFILIQDNHGEKASEFDAFPPHAVAGTNEAETIDELKNLDFFDEIKIFYKNSISSAYCDGFNRFLEQNRHVDTFVIFGDCTDLCVYNLALHIKLSANEKNIKREVIVVSDLVQTYDAPWHNGDFYHLVFLRHMQIAANIKVVKSLN
- a CDS encoding NAD(P)H-binding protein; this translates as MKTALVVGAAGAVGSELVRQLCEHENYAKVIVLARKQLKFSHEKLEVKIVNFDEISNLPSLFVDEVFCALGTTIKQAGSKEQFKKVDFHYTIKIATWAKNGDAKRFVLMSSNGADENSKFFYLQVKGEVENRIKELGFYSFHVARLPLIDAKRDEFRLGERFAVWLFKFIPKSILKAHHPMTPASIAKAVIKATQSDESGMQIYHPREIK
- the dnaE gene encoding DNA polymerase III subunit alpha, whose translation is MSDFTHLHLHTEYSLLDGANKIKELAKTLKKQGVSSVAITDHGNMFGAIDFYKTMKGEGIKPIIGIEAYIHNSEDVGDKSSKQRFHLCLFAKNETGYKNLMYLSSMSYIEGFYYYPRINKKLLREHSEGVICSSACLQGEVNWHLNESERNLRYGAGGYEKALEVAREYKEIFGEDFYLEIMRHGIGDQRRIDDQILRIAKELDIKIIATNDTHYTFQQRADAHEVFMCIAMNKLLDDPNRLRHSVHEFYVKTPAQMSELFADIPEAIANTQEIADKCNLEIKLGDATPPNFKFTLECAAERGLSLPEPENRYSFANDSVFFEHECRKGLAERLKFVPEEKHEEYKKRLEIEIDIINKMNFPGYMMIVWDFIREAKKRGVPVGPGRGSAAGSLVAYSLRITDIDPIPYNLLFERFLNPERVSMPDIDVDFCQDRRGEIIDYVIEKYGKFNVAQVITFGKLLAKGVIRDVARVCNMPYAEADAMAKLIPDELGITLESAFEKEPKIKELIDKNANAARIWKFALDLEGLNRNAGMHAAGVVISNEELWNKAPLFRQPNSAEDHFVTQYSLKYLEDVDLIKFDFLGLKTLTVINNAIKLIKNRFDKDIIWEQININDPKVYKTIQSGQAIGLFQVESDGMRKLGFSLRPDCFEDIVAMLALYRPGPMESGMLDDFVKRKHGEAEISYAFKELQPILEPTYGVIVYQEQVMQIVQTIGGFSLGGADLVRRAMGKKIKEEMDRLKGQFVEGAIAKGLNGTKADELFDLIVKFAGYGFNKSHSAAYAFITFQTAYLKTYYPAEFMAALLTSEEDNADKIAKYIDETKRMGIAILPPCINRSMKEFSVVSENGSDVIIYGLGAIKGVGGAAIENIIEERANGKFEGLDDFVSRIDSFRVNRRVVESLTKSGAFDTFGFTRKMLFNNLDNIMEACKSAAQIKKNSAESLFGEDESMSSVKVNLLMDSSEFELKDRLAYERDSVGIYLSGHPLQDFKAQIDEISYTLSSEFESVGESAELLVVGKIKDISTRIAKNSGKKIGTLNVLDFHGNIEITLFDRELAELEELGNAVYEKPYAFKINFSRDGQFNRIRLIEMVSLEDAKDMNFKARSFKKRNFNGNGSSQNGSSGSSSSSEKLRNLTPLEVSLDIAELSKDMVTNIYRLAMAEHKASAESNTKKLIVRISNPQQNQILVYDTQISVRDGFEERIGSIR